In [Leptolyngbya] sp. PCC 7376, a genomic segment contains:
- the gloB gene encoding hydroxyacylglutathione hydrolase: MEIIRLPAFHDNYIFILGDRSVGQAVAVDPGDGKVALTYLQQENLQLTAILITHHHHDHIGGNRQLLAHFPDAKVYASEHDWHQGRIPGQTDRLKEGDHLEIFGRTAEIMFVPGHTQGHIVYYFPPIAPDAMGDLFCGDTLFAGGCGRLLEGNPSQMWRSLQRIRALPDQTNIWCAHEYTLTNLRFALGLQTKNPQLQERFQRVQILRNQNQPTIPSLLSLEKQTNPFLRCDCPEIQAVINHPDPERVFSKLRGKRDLF; the protein is encoded by the coding sequence ATGGAAATTATCCGTCTACCAGCTTTTCATGACAATTATATTTTTATTTTGGGCGATCGCTCCGTCGGGCAAGCAGTAGCTGTGGATCCAGGAGATGGCAAGGTTGCATTGACTTACCTCCAGCAGGAAAATTTACAATTAACAGCGATTTTAATTACCCACCATCACCATGATCACATCGGTGGTAATCGACAACTTTTAGCACATTTTCCAGACGCAAAAGTGTACGCGAGTGAACATGACTGGCATCAAGGTCGCATCCCTGGTCAAACAGACCGTCTCAAAGAAGGCGATCACCTAGAGATTTTTGGTCGCACCGCTGAAATCATGTTTGTCCCCGGCCATACCCAAGGTCATATTGTTTATTATTTTCCCCCTATTGCACCGGATGCGATGGGGGATTTATTTTGTGGAGATACTCTGTTTGCTGGGGGCTGTGGTCGCTTACTCGAAGGTAATCCCTCACAAATGTGGCGATCGCTCCAGCGGATTCGGGCACTACCCGATCAGACAAATATATGGTGTGCCCATGAATATACTTTGACCAACTTGCGTTTTGCTCTCGGTCTCCAAACCAAGAATCCTCAGTTGCAAGAACGATTTCAGCGAGTACAAATCCTTAGAAACCAAAATCAGCCCACAATCCCCAGCTTGCTCAGTCTTGAGAAACAAACTAATCCTTTTTTACGATGTGATTGTCCAGAGATTCAAGCCGTGATTAACCATCCAGATCCTGAGCGAGTCTTTAGCAAATTACGTGGTAAACGGGATTTATTTTAA
- a CDS encoding branched-chain amino acid transaminase translates to MHNFLPSAYFQGKFVPFAEANISIATHALHYGTGAFGGLRGIPDPNDPSQILLFRLERHCRRLSNSANFLQFDLPADKIEHVIVDFVKKNRPEKSFYIRPFVYTSDLGIAPRLHKIDKDFFVYGLELGDYLSPDGISCRISSWTRQEDRSFPLRGKISGAYIASALAKTEAVASGFDEALLMNSQGKVCEASGMNVFIVRDGKLITPGSDQDILEGITRDSIITLAKNFGIEVIERPIDKTELLIADEVFLSGTAAKVTPVKQIENYKLPGDRPITEKLRDKLTAITKNQDSEFSEWVYKIPLN, encoded by the coding sequence ATGCATAATTTTCTCCCTAGCGCCTATTTTCAAGGAAAATTTGTTCCGTTTGCAGAAGCAAACATTTCCATCGCAACCCATGCATTGCACTACGGCACAGGCGCATTTGGCGGGTTACGGGGTATCCCTGATCCGAACGATCCAAGCCAGATTTTATTATTCCGTTTAGAGCGCCACTGCCGTCGTCTCAGCAATAGCGCAAACTTCCTTCAATTTGATTTACCTGCGGACAAAATTGAGCATGTCATCGTCGACTTTGTAAAAAAGAATCGCCCTGAAAAATCGTTCTATATTCGTCCATTTGTCTATACATCTGATCTAGGTATTGCGCCCCGCCTCCACAAAATTGACAAAGACTTTTTTGTCTATGGTCTAGAACTAGGCGATTATCTATCTCCTGATGGTATTTCCTGCCGGATTAGTTCTTGGACAAGACAAGAGGATCGGAGTTTTCCATTGCGGGGCAAAATTAGTGGTGCATATATTGCGTCAGCCCTAGCAAAAACCGAAGCGGTTGCATCTGGATTTGATGAAGCGCTTTTGATGAATTCTCAAGGTAAAGTCTGTGAAGCATCTGGGATGAACGTCTTTATTGTGCGAGATGGCAAACTGATTACGCCGGGTTCGGATCAAGACATCCTTGAAGGGATTACCCGCGATAGCATTATTACTTTGGCGAAAAACTTTGGGATTGAGGTGATTGAACGTCCTATAGATAAGACTGAGCTGTTAATTGCGGATGAGGTATTTCTCAGTGGTACGGCAGCGAAGGTGACTCCTGTAAAGCAGATTGAGAACTATAAGTTGCCCGGCGATCGCCCGATCACAGAAAAGTTACGCGATAAGCTCACTGCGATCACTAAAAATCAAGATAGTGAATTCTCCGAATGGGTTTACAAAATTCCTTTGAACTAA
- a CDS encoding M61 family metallopeptidase encodes MGKTVTSAELSKAVKREALVGITYGVKMPNPHQHLFEVTIQIDNWSKAVLDLKMPVWTPGSYLVREYARHVQDFQAIATAPETPLSWQKQGKNHWQITTDTAETVTICYRVFANELTVRTNHLDNTHGYFNSAALFFFVEGHQNQSFILDIEPPNEAWQINTTLPLLEDSETRFWADNFDVLVDSPVEVGIHESYEFLYADKPHRWVVWGDGDFDADKAIADTKKIIQVEADIYGGGLPYDEYMFLLHLSGSGYGGLEHKESCSLNYPRFGFGEKDNYNRFMQLVAHEFFHLWNIKRIRPKALEIFDYENENYTTSLWFAEGVTSYYDLIIPRWAEIYDEDFFLESLSKDITRYLKTPGRLVQPLAESSFDAWIKLYRRDANSNNNQMSYYLKGAMVSLMLDLMIRDRHDNQKSLDDVMQRLWQEFGKDEIGFTPSEVENIIADVADCDLADFFVRYLHTTEELPLAESLNAFGLLLEPVYEDEKIPYLGAEIKDKHNRTVVKSVNSGSPAHIAGIDPKDEILAIAGYRVNTEQLKKRLQNYHAGDTISITIFQQDQLKTLDVTLAEPQPSRYQVKKNPKASAQQQARLTGWLNR; translated from the coding sequence ATGGGTAAAACAGTTACTTCTGCAGAGCTTTCGAAAGCCGTAAAACGTGAGGCATTGGTAGGGATCACTTATGGCGTGAAGATGCCAAATCCCCACCAGCATTTGTTTGAAGTAACGATTCAGATCGACAATTGGTCTAAGGCTGTTTTGGATTTGAAGATGCCCGTATGGACACCAGGTTCTTATTTAGTCCGGGAATATGCCCGCCATGTTCAGGATTTTCAGGCGATCGCCACAGCTCCTGAAACACCGCTCTCTTGGCAAAAACAAGGGAAAAATCACTGGCAAATTACGACTGATACAGCAGAGACAGTCACCATTTGTTATCGAGTTTTTGCGAATGAACTCACGGTACGCACCAATCACCTCGATAATACCCATGGTTACTTCAATAGCGCTGCCCTCTTTTTCTTTGTTGAAGGACATCAAAATCAATCTTTTATTCTCGATATCGAACCGCCAAATGAAGCATGGCAGATTAATACAACTTTGCCATTGCTAGAGGATTCGGAAACACGGTTTTGGGCGGACAATTTTGATGTGCTGGTGGATAGTCCGGTGGAAGTCGGCATTCATGAGAGTTATGAATTTCTCTATGCTGATAAGCCTCACCGCTGGGTTGTTTGGGGTGATGGGGATTTTGACGCAGACAAGGCGATCGCCGACACGAAAAAAATCATTCAAGTCGAAGCTGATATCTATGGTGGAGGTTTACCCTACGATGAATATATGTTCCTATTGCACCTGTCAGGCAGTGGCTATGGTGGCTTAGAGCATAAAGAAAGCTGTTCGTTAAATTACCCACGTTTTGGGTTTGGAGAAAAGGATAATTACAACCGCTTTATGCAGCTCGTTGCCCACGAATTTTTCCATCTGTGGAACATTAAGCGTATTCGCCCGAAAGCTCTCGAAATCTTTGATTACGAAAACGAGAACTATACAACTTCTCTCTGGTTTGCTGAGGGAGTCACCAGTTATTACGATCTCATTATTCCGCGCTGGGCCGAGATTTATGACGAGGACTTTTTCCTAGAGAGTCTGAGCAAAGATATTACGCGCTATCTTAAGACGCCAGGTCGCTTAGTTCAGCCCCTAGCAGAATCCAGTTTTGATGCCTGGATTAAGCTCTATCGCCGTGATGCCAACAGCAATAATAATCAGATGTCCTATTATCTCAAAGGGGCTATGGTGTCGTTAATGCTGGATCTGATGATTCGCGATCGCCACGATAATCAAAAATCTCTTGATGACGTAATGCAACGGCTATGGCAAGAGTTTGGGAAGGACGAAATTGGTTTTACACCATCCGAAGTAGAAAATATTATTGCTGACGTTGCGGATTGTGATTTGGCGGACTTTTTCGTACGTTATCTCCATACCACTGAAGAATTGCCCCTTGCCGAATCCCTTAATGCATTTGGATTACTTTTAGAGCCCGTCTATGAGGATGAAAAGATTCCTTATCTCGGTGCAGAGATAAAAGACAAACACAATCGCACAGTGGTGAAATCTGTGAATAGTGGGTCTCCTGCCCATATCGCAGGAATTGATCCAAAGGACGAAATCTTGGCGATAGCCGGCTACCGTGTGAACACCGAGCAACTGAAGAAACGCCTCCAGAACTACCATGCAGGTGATACAATTTCGATCACGATTTTTCAACAGGATCAACTTAAAACCCTTGATGTGACGCTCGCTGAACCTCAGCCTAGCCGTTATCAAGTAAAGAAAAATCCGAAAGCTTCTGCCCAACAACAAGCGAGATTAACCGGTTGGCTCAATCGCTAA
- a CDS encoding Crp/Fnr family transcriptional regulator, which yields MDTKAFSELFPLFGNASPETIEGLLSITTEHQYPVGRTVLMEDSWGNAVYFIQSGWVKVRRLTGESTMTLAILGQGDFFGEMAILDESPRSTDVVALSQVSLLSVSAQRFIQTLFRDHQLHHKMLQLMVQRLRNANARFQWRNQPPALKLAKTLILLAESYGEATDQGVRIINIPATDLAEVADIKPKEVEIILTKLQSKGWLEMDDATIHFINFKQLSNLAGRA from the coding sequence ATGGATACTAAAGCTTTTAGTGAGCTTTTCCCTCTCTTCGGCAACGCAAGCCCTGAAACCATCGAAGGGCTTTTATCAATCACCACAGAACATCAGTATCCGGTGGGACGCACCGTACTCATGGAAGACTCGTGGGGAAATGCTGTTTATTTTATCCAATCAGGTTGGGTGAAAGTGCGGCGTTTGACGGGTGAGAGCACAATGACCCTTGCGATTTTGGGGCAGGGAGATTTCTTTGGTGAGATGGCCATTCTTGACGAATCTCCTCGGTCGACGGACGTGGTGGCTTTGTCTCAAGTGAGTTTACTGAGTGTTTCTGCCCAGAGATTTATTCAGACTCTCTTTCGCGATCATCAGCTTCATCACAAAATGTTGCAACTGATGGTTCAGCGATTACGTAATGCCAATGCTCGCTTCCAATGGCGTAATCAACCTCCTGCTCTGAAATTAGCAAAAACCTTGATTTTATTAGCGGAGAGCTATGGTGAAGCAACAGATCAAGGGGTCAGAATTATTAATATCCCAGCAACAGATCTTGCCGAGGTTGCGGACATTAAGCCTAAAGAAGTCGAAATTATCCTAACGAAGCTGCAGAGCAAGGGTTGGCTGGAGATGGACGATGCTACTATTCATTTTATTAATTTCAAGCAATTATCGAATCTAGCCGGGCGGGCTTAG
- a CDS encoding type IV pilin-like G/H family protein yields the protein MMLIYKDDKSNGKYRDNNASGFTLIELLVVIIMIGILGAIALPAFLSQAAKARQSEAKSFVGAINRAQQAYMMERLEFADSVERLDLVRNKKSQYYSYSFVVTQTQGSVVAIPLVEDTGKTYTGAATLYQNKALVKTIICESPQQGSEIQKVPEWDATNSALFCPDPMNNITN from the coding sequence ATGATGCTCATTTACAAAGACGATAAAAGCAATGGCAAATACCGAGATAATAATGCTTCTGGCTTTACACTCATTGAGTTACTTGTCGTGATTATTATGATTGGGATTTTGGGGGCGATCGCCTTGCCAGCCTTCCTTAGCCAAGCAGCCAAAGCTAGGCAATCTGAAGCCAAATCCTTCGTCGGTGCCATTAACCGTGCCCAACAGGCTTACATGATGGAAAGGCTTGAATTTGCCGATAGCGTTGAGCGTCTTGATCTTGTGAGAAATAAGAAATCTCAATATTATTCCTACAGTTTCGTCGTTACACAAACTCAAGGTTCAGTTGTGGCTATCCCTTTAGTTGAGGATACTGGTAAGACATACACTGGCGCCGCAACACTCTATCAAAATAAAGCACTTGTAAAAACAATTATTTGCGAATCACCGCAGCAAGGTTCCGAGATTCAAAAAGTACCAGAATGGGATGCAACAAATTCCGCATTGTTTTGTCCTGATCCAATGAATAACATCACTAACTAG
- the pap gene encoding polyphosphate:AMP phosphotransferase produces the protein MLKTLDLELTLSKQDYKIQIDELMGQLRALQNACWQHKLPVAVVLEGWAAAGKGALVKKMTRYMDPRGFSVLPIFEPSSREERYPFLWRFWHKLPARGSVAFFYHSWYTHLLEDRLFERLPAEDVPMVIRTVNSFERQLVEDGMAIAKFWIHLSQDELKKRLKKAAKDELEAWRVRPEDWQQAENYRQYSQLAEEMLIQTSTGAAPWVLVEGDDRRWARVKVLSQLVATITEALDRRRIELPASVPLKPQKELSPTEPDFLAKADLNLKLELDEYKERLRAAQLKLRQLQQQIHNYQLPVLLMFEGWDAAGKGGAIKRLTEVLDPRSYKVDAFAAPTTEEHQYHYLWRFSRRLPGKGTIGIFDRSWYGRVLVERVENFATELEWRRAYRELNEFEAELVHSGYVILKFWLHINQDEQLARFDQRKNDPFKQYKLTEEDWRNREQWGLYEVAVNQMIARTNTPAAPWTVVPANDKLYARVFVIETVIEAVQNKLDQLKKLAKKKAKS, from the coding sequence GTGCTAAAAACATTAGATTTAGAGCTGACGCTTTCGAAACAAGATTATAAAATTCAGATTGATGAGCTGATGGGTCAGTTGCGAGCGCTTCAAAATGCTTGTTGGCAACACAAGCTTCCAGTGGCAGTGGTTTTGGAAGGATGGGCTGCTGCCGGAAAAGGCGCCTTAGTCAAAAAAATGACCCGTTATATGGATCCCCGTGGGTTTTCTGTCTTACCGATTTTTGAACCATCTTCACGAGAGGAACGTTATCCTTTTTTGTGGCGATTCTGGCATAAGCTACCCGCGCGTGGAAGTGTCGCTTTTTTCTATCACAGTTGGTATACACATCTTTTAGAAGATAGGCTATTTGAGCGGCTACCTGCTGAAGATGTGCCGATGGTCATACGAACAGTGAATAGTTTTGAGCGACAGCTAGTGGAAGATGGCATGGCGATCGCCAAATTTTGGATTCATTTATCACAGGATGAACTAAAAAAACGCCTTAAAAAGGCGGCCAAAGATGAGCTCGAAGCATGGCGGGTACGGCCAGAAGATTGGCAACAGGCAGAAAATTATCGGCAATATAGTCAACTTGCTGAAGAAATGTTGATTCAGACCAGCACAGGAGCTGCGCCTTGGGTTTTGGTCGAAGGGGATGATCGTCGTTGGGCGAGGGTTAAGGTGCTTTCTCAGTTAGTTGCGACCATCACAGAAGCTTTGGATCGTCGTCGGATTGAATTGCCTGCGTCAGTTCCTCTCAAGCCACAAAAAGAGCTTTCTCCCACTGAGCCAGATTTTCTCGCGAAGGCTGATCTAAATCTCAAGCTAGAGTTAGACGAATACAAAGAACGTTTACGGGCAGCACAGCTTAAATTACGGCAGTTACAACAACAAATTCATAATTATCAATTGCCTGTTTTATTGATGTTTGAGGGTTGGGATGCAGCTGGAAAAGGCGGGGCAATTAAACGATTAACGGAAGTGCTTGACCCTCGCAGCTATAAGGTGGATGCTTTTGCTGCGCCAACGACTGAGGAGCATCAATATCATTATCTTTGGCGATTTTCGCGGCGACTACCAGGGAAAGGAACAATCGGAATTTTTGACCGCAGTTGGTATGGGCGAGTACTTGTCGAACGGGTTGAAAATTTTGCGACTGAGTTGGAATGGCGGCGAGCTTACCGAGAGCTGAATGAGTTTGAGGCGGAGCTTGTTCATTCTGGCTACGTCATTCTTAAATTTTGGCTCCATATCAATCAAGATGAGCAGTTAGCAAGGTTTGATCAGCGAAAAAATGATCCTTTCAAGCAGTACAAATTGACAGAAGAGGATTGGCGGAATCGTGAGCAATGGGGTCTATATGAGGTGGCTGTTAATCAAATGATCGCCCGGACAAATACGCCTGCGGCCCCTTGGACAGTGGTCCCGGCGAATGACAAGCTTTATGCGCGGGTGTTTGTGATTGAAACAGTTATTGAAGCGGTGCAAAACAAACTGGATCAGCTGAAAAAATTAGCGAAGAAAAAGGCGAAAAGTTAA
- the folK gene encoding 2-amino-4-hydroxy-6-hydroxymethyldihydropteridine diphosphokinase, translating to MQHSENSPVKLINVAIALGSNLGDSLAILEQAIETVSTEPNVTLLRKSSWYRTKPIGPPQPDYINGCITCQTSLTPEVLLAKLHQIENLFGRERKEHWGARTLDLDLILYGDRLINTPDLIVPHPRMQERAFVLVPLMEIAADWIDPRNNLRIKTLGDRLDQSEVFRIS from the coding sequence ATGCAGCATTCCGAAAACTCTCCGGTCAAACTCATTAATGTGGCGATCGCCCTCGGCAGCAATTTGGGTGATTCTTTAGCTATCCTTGAGCAGGCAATTGAAACGGTCAGCACAGAACCAAACGTCACACTACTCCGCAAATCATCGTGGTATCGGACCAAGCCGATTGGGCCACCACAGCCGGATTATATAAATGGCTGCATCACCTGCCAAACCTCATTAACACCAGAAGTTTTACTCGCAAAACTACATCAAATTGAAAACCTATTTGGGCGAGAACGCAAAGAACATTGGGGAGCCAGAACCTTAGATTTAGACTTGATTTTGTATGGCGATCGCCTCATTAATACTCCAGATTTAATTGTGCCTCACCCGAGAATGCAAGAACGCGCCTTTGTTCTAGTTCCCTTGATGGAAATTGCGGCAGATTGGATAGACCCACGTAATAATCTGAGAATAAAAACCTTGGGCGATCGCCTCGATCAGAGCGAAGTTTTCCGAATATCGTAG
- a CDS encoding NAD(P)H-dependent glycerol-3-phosphate dehydrogenase — translation MNTDQDHKTIAILGAGAWGSALATLAAVNNHELRIWSRRNELSLSEAIANADIVLFVISMKGVPSVAAQVEEIGISKKTILVTATKGLDPKTTLTPSKILQETFPDNPIVVLSGPNLSKEIEAGLPAATVTASHDLVAAETIQEVFSSDYFRVYTNNDPLGTELGGTLKNVMAIAVGVCAGLKLGTNAQSALITRALPEIMRIGTHFGAQPETFLGLAGLGDMLATCTSPLSRNYRVGMGLSQGKDLEQILEELGSTAEGVNTTQVLVNLANREGIPIPISRQVYRLLKGKITPLEAVGNLMDRELKPESCDILDESVG, via the coding sequence GTGAATACAGACCAAGACCATAAAACTATTGCTATCCTCGGGGCTGGTGCGTGGGGAAGTGCCTTAGCAACTCTCGCTGCTGTAAATAACCATGAGCTTCGGATTTGGTCGCGACGCAATGAACTGAGTCTTTCTGAGGCGATCGCCAATGCTGATATCGTCCTGTTTGTAATTTCGATGAAAGGTGTACCTAGTGTTGCGGCACAAGTAGAAGAAATTGGGATTTCCAAAAAAACAATTCTGGTGACAGCAACAAAAGGCCTTGACCCAAAAACGACCCTGACACCCTCGAAAATTTTGCAGGAGACTTTCCCCGATAACCCAATTGTTGTGTTATCTGGTCCAAATTTGTCTAAAGAAATTGAAGCCGGTTTACCAGCCGCAACGGTTACAGCTAGTCACGATCTTGTCGCAGCAGAAACCATCCAAGAAGTCTTTTCTTCTGATTATTTTCGGGTATACACAAATAACGACCCCCTCGGTACAGAGCTAGGCGGTACTCTAAAAAATGTGATGGCGATCGCCGTCGGTGTTTGTGCCGGATTAAAACTCGGCACAAATGCCCAATCTGCTCTAATTACTCGTGCATTGCCTGAAATTATGCGCATCGGTACTCACTTTGGCGCACAGCCAGAAACCTTTTTAGGGTTGGCAGGATTAGGAGATATGTTGGCGACTTGCACAAGTCCGCTCAGTCGTAATTATCGAGTTGGAATGGGATTGTCCCAGGGAAAAGATTTGGAGCAAATTCTCGAAGAGCTGGGCAGTACAGCGGAAGGCGTAAACACAACACAAGTTTTAGTGAATTTGGCGAATCGCGAAGGTATTCCGATTCCTATTTCTCGTCAGGTTTATCGTTTGCTAAAAGGTAAGATTACGCCTCTTGAAGCAGTTGGCAATTTAATGGATCGCGAACTGAAGCCAGAATCCTGCGACATATTAGATGAAAGCGTTGGCTAG
- the asnS gene encoding asparagine--tRNA ligase — MRVKEILKSAEIQSTITVEGWVKTKRELKAFSFIEISDGSTMNGIQVIIDKDLEDYDNIVKQLNTGASVTAEGLVVESPGKGQRIELQASAVTVHGGADPETYPLQKKRHSFEFLRTIGHLRSKTNTLGAVMRIRNACATAIHQFFQDKGFIWAHTPIITASDCEGAGEMFAVTNFDIANPKRDDKGAIDYAEDFFGRPSYLTVSGQLEAEVMAMSFKDVYTFGPTFRAENSNTSRHLAEFWMVEPEMAFCDIIGDQDLAEEFLRYVFKYVIETCPDDMEFFNKRIDKTVLETANNIIDNEFERITYTEAIALLEKSSKKFEFPVEWGIDMQSEHERYLAEELFKKPLIVTNYPKDIKAFYMRLNDDDKTVAAMDVLAPKIGEIIGGSQREERLDVLERRIKEMDIEADDLWWYLDLRRFGSVPHAGFGLGFERLVQFMTGMANIRDVIPFPRTPLNAEF; from the coding sequence ATGCGCGTAAAAGAAATCCTCAAATCTGCTGAAATTCAGTCCACCATTACCGTCGAAGGCTGGGTGAAAACGAAGCGAGAACTCAAGGCATTTTCCTTTATCGAGATTAGTGATGGCTCCACAATGAATGGAATCCAAGTCATTATCGACAAGGATTTAGAGGACTACGACAATATTGTTAAACAGCTCAATACAGGCGCATCGGTCACGGCTGAGGGATTAGTCGTTGAGTCTCCTGGTAAAGGGCAACGCATCGAATTACAAGCTTCGGCTGTTACAGTTCATGGCGGTGCAGACCCCGAAACCTATCCGCTTCAGAAAAAACGCCACAGCTTTGAATTTTTGCGGACAATCGGACATCTTCGCAGCAAAACCAATACCCTCGGCGCGGTAATGCGGATCAGAAATGCTTGCGCTACTGCGATTCACCAATTTTTCCAAGACAAAGGCTTTATTTGGGCTCATACTCCGATCATCACAGCGAGTGACTGTGAGGGTGCTGGCGAAATGTTTGCCGTCACGAATTTTGATATTGCCAATCCTAAACGCGATGACAAAGGCGCAATCGATTATGCCGAAGACTTTTTTGGCCGTCCATCTTACCTCACGGTGAGTGGCCAGCTCGAAGCCGAAGTGATGGCAATGTCTTTTAAGGATGTTTATACGTTTGGCCCCACTTTCCGCGCTGAAAATTCGAATACTTCTCGCCACCTGGCAGAATTCTGGATGGTAGAGCCAGAAATGGCTTTTTGCGACATCATCGGTGATCAGGATTTAGCCGAAGAATTTTTGCGCTATGTCTTCAAATATGTCATCGAGACCTGTCCCGATGATATGGAGTTTTTCAATAAGCGTATCGACAAAACTGTCCTTGAAACAGCCAATAATATTATCGATAACGAGTTTGAGCGCATTACCTATACTGAGGCGATCGCCCTTTTAGAGAAAAGTTCAAAGAAATTCGAGTTTCCAGTGGAATGGGGGATTGATATGCAGTCCGAGCATGAGCGATATCTCGCTGAAGAATTATTCAAAAAGCCTTTGATTGTGACCAATTATCCAAAAGATATCAAAGCATTTTATATGCGTCTGAACGATGACGATAAAACCGTGGCTGCAATGGATGTTCTCGCACCAAAAATCGGTGAAATTATCGGTGGCTCCCAACGGGAAGAACGTCTGGATGTCCTCGAACGCCGTATTAAAGAAATGGATATCGAAGCAGATGATTTATGGTGGTATCTCGATCTGCGTCGTTTTGGTTCCGTGCCCCATGCTGGCTTTGGTTTGGGCTTTGAGCGTTTGGTGCAGTTTATGACGGGTATGGCCAATATCCGTGACGTTATTCCTTTCCCACGAACACCTCTAAACGCAGAGTTTTAA
- a CDS encoding DUF4157 domain-containing protein yields the protein MTRTRLTKPQSKQSSSAIAPAHSQNTPVFSQELQQATKPLNSNFSGLFRDLSLPLQAKLTIGEPNDKYEQEADRVADQVVKQIQSPDISKSEDDQIQRREEIDRGSPRVTPLKFSALQRKDGDSSAAIPSKLETSINQVRGSGETLPDDLRPQMENAFSSDFSNVRIHHNAHADDLNRSIQAKAFTTGQDIFFRQGEYQPNSHNGQTLLAHELTHVVQQSADKTVAMRALIQRSEEVKRVKKASEELGYAGDDRIVPESVSAARYPLAGSMLPGEKRIENFVQANDGDMLNGLLIKMSNYPYITESHYNAYCEELLKDSLIARGNNHFSENVMADSAPYASYAFYPKGESETIYSIHKTKGGKIFTICPKYPFDMKAMRRIMNLQGEAKKAKLVSRFGEHDFVHSGTHLRGAPVESNMHIHQGGFGIKVSGEMVVKVIKKLKKWNMITEEGYEGAMNVNWG from the coding sequence ATGACTAGAACACGCCTCACTAAACCTCAGAGCAAACAATCTAGTTCGGCGATCGCCCCTGCTCACTCTCAGAACACACCAGTATTTAGTCAAGAGCTACAGCAAGCGACGAAACCTCTTAACTCAAATTTTTCAGGCCTATTCCGCGACTTATCCTTGCCGCTTCAGGCCAAACTCACAATTGGAGAACCCAACGACAAATACGAGCAAGAAGCAGATCGAGTTGCGGATCAAGTTGTTAAACAAATTCAGTCCCCCGATATTTCTAAATCTGAAGACGATCAGATTCAGCGTCGAGAAGAAATAGATAGAGGCTCTCCCCGTGTTACACCGCTCAAATTTTCTGCGCTTCAAAGAAAAGATGGAGACTCTTCTGCTGCCATTCCTTCCAAACTAGAGACCTCAATTAACCAAGTAAGAGGGTCGGGAGAGACATTGCCGGACGATCTTCGTCCCCAAATGGAGAATGCATTCAGTTCGGATTTCAGTAACGTCAGAATTCATCACAATGCCCATGCAGATGATCTGAATCGATCCATCCAAGCAAAAGCCTTTACCACAGGTCAAGATATCTTTTTCCGTCAAGGAGAATATCAACCCAATTCACATAATGGACAGACACTTTTAGCTCATGAATTAACTCATGTAGTGCAACAAAGTGCAGATAAAACTGTTGCAATGAGAGCGCTTATACAGAGATCGGAGGAAGTAAAAAGAGTCAAGAAAGCAAGCGAGGAATTGGGATATGCAGGGGATGACAGAATAGTTCCAGAATCAGTATCGGCAGCCCGATATCCCTTAGCAGGAAGCATGTTGCCTGGAGAGAAAAGAATAGAGAATTTTGTGCAAGCTAATGATGGAGATATGCTAAATGGTTTGCTTATTAAAATGTCTAACTATCCGTACATCACCGAATCGCATTACAACGCATATTGTGAAGAGCTACTGAAAGATTCTCTTATTGCAAGGGGCAATAATCACTTTAGTGAAAATGTGATGGCTGATTCAGCTCCGTATGCATCTTACGCATTTTATCCCAAAGGAGAATCAGAAACTATTTATTCAATACATAAGACAAAAGGAGGGAAGATTTTTACAATCTGCCCCAAATATCCATTTGACATGAAAGCGATGAGGAGAATTATGAACTTACAAGGTGAAGCGAAAAAAGCGAAGCTTGTGAGTAGATTTGGAGAACATGATTTTGTACATTCTGGAACTCATCTCAGGGGAGCTCCAGTGGAAAGTAATATGCACATACACCAAGGTGGTTTCGGCATTAAAGTTTCAGGGGAGATGGTGGTAAAAGTAATTAAAAAATTAAAGAAGTGGAATATGATCACCGAGGAAGGATATGAAGGAGCTATGAATGTCAACTGGGGTTAG